One window of the Penaeus monodon isolate SGIC_2016 chromosome 1, NSTDA_Pmon_1, whole genome shotgun sequence genome contains the following:
- the LOC119574046 gene encoding vesicle-trafficking protein SEC22b-B-like isoform X1 → MVLMTMIARASDGLPLAASLQEDEQVNSGRNLLEYQNQAKMLFKKLTVNSPNRCSIETGPYLFHYVIDNEVCYLVLCERGFSKKSAFTFLEEMSAEFNSQYGRRVAHVSRPYSFIEFDTYIQKLRRQYSDQRGRRHMHQLREDLNDVQRIMMDNIDDVLQRGAALSDLETKASGLSMMSKKYHKDAQYLNMRSTYAKIAAGAVVGLVFLVYFFVF, encoded by the exons ATGGTTTTGATGACGATGATAGCGAGAGCCTCGGATGGGCTTCCACTTGCTGCATCATTACAGGAAGATGAACAGGTAAAT TCAGGACGAAATCTTCTGGAGTATCAGAACCAGGccaaaatgctttttaaaaaattaacagtcAACAGCCCAAACAGATGTTCCATAGAAACAGGCCCATATCTTTTTCA CTATGTAATTGATAATGAAGTGTGTTACCTGGTGCTATGTGAACGGGGTTTCAGCAAAAAGTCAGCTTTCACATTCCTGGAAGAAATGTCTGCTGAGTTTAATTCACAGTATGGACGTCGAGTTGCACATGTTTCCAGGCCATATTCCTTCATAGAGTTTG ACACTTACATCCAAAAGCTCCGTCGTCAGTACAGTGATCAAAGAGGACGACGCCACATGCACCAGCTACGAGAAGACTTGAATGATGTGCAGAGGATTATGATGGACAACATTGATGACGTTTTGCAACGAGGTGCTGCACTGTCAG ATTTGGAGACAAAGGCTTCTGGTTTATCAATGATGTCAAAAAAGTACCACAAAGATGCCCAGTATTTGAACATGCGGTCTACCTATGCAAAAATTGCTGCTGGGGCAGTGGTCGGATTAGTGTTTTTGGTGTACTTCTTTGTGTTTTAA
- the LOC119574046 gene encoding vesicle-trafficking protein SEC22b-B-like isoform X2: MVLMTMIARASDGLPLAASLQEDEQSGRNLLEYQNQAKMLFKKLTVNSPNRCSIETGPYLFHYVIDNEVCYLVLCERGFSKKSAFTFLEEMSAEFNSQYGRRVAHVSRPYSFIEFDTYIQKLRRQYSDQRGRRHMHQLREDLNDVQRIMMDNIDDVLQRGAALSDLETKASGLSMMSKKYHKDAQYLNMRSTYAKIAAGAVVGLVFLVYFFVF; the protein is encoded by the exons ATGGTTTTGATGACGATGATAGCGAGAGCCTCGGATGGGCTTCCACTTGCTGCATCATTACAGGAAGATGAACAG TCAGGACGAAATCTTCTGGAGTATCAGAACCAGGccaaaatgctttttaaaaaattaacagtcAACAGCCCAAACAGATGTTCCATAGAAACAGGCCCATATCTTTTTCA CTATGTAATTGATAATGAAGTGTGTTACCTGGTGCTATGTGAACGGGGTTTCAGCAAAAAGTCAGCTTTCACATTCCTGGAAGAAATGTCTGCTGAGTTTAATTCACAGTATGGACGTCGAGTTGCACATGTTTCCAGGCCATATTCCTTCATAGAGTTTG ACACTTACATCCAAAAGCTCCGTCGTCAGTACAGTGATCAAAGAGGACGACGCCACATGCACCAGCTACGAGAAGACTTGAATGATGTGCAGAGGATTATGATGGACAACATTGATGACGTTTTGCAACGAGGTGCTGCACTGTCAG ATTTGGAGACAAAGGCTTCTGGTTTATCAATGATGTCAAAAAAGTACCACAAAGATGCCCAGTATTTGAACATGCGGTCTACCTATGCAAAAATTGCTGCTGGGGCAGTGGTCGGATTAGTGTTTTTGGTGTACTTCTTTGTGTTTTAA